In a single window of the Nicotiana tomentosiformis chromosome 8, ASM39032v3, whole genome shotgun sequence genome:
- the LOC138897608 gene encoding uncharacterized protein — translation MTAPPVTIPFPQKMKREKLDGQFAKFLEILKQIHINIPFTDALLQMPSYAKFLKEILSSKRKLEEVSVFADQCTKKPKEIIENVLVRVDKFVFPVDFIVLEMKECPDEPIILGRPFLATGRAIIDVHQGQLILRVDEERVIFDMQKILRFLGDEASSSYFSIDMISDLADEFKDDQLISDSMERCLTKSEQEERLIQVLKAHKGALGWTIEDIKGISPAIFTHRILMEDIYKPIIQPQKRLNPAMQEVVKKEIVKLLAACIIYPI, via the exons ATGACTGCCCCACCTGTGACAATTCCTTTTCCACAAAAAATGAAACGAGAAAAACTTGATGGTCAATTTGCAAAGTTTTTGGAAATCTTGAAACAGATTCATATTAATATTCCTTTCACTGATGCTTTGTTGCAAATGCCTTCATAtgctaaatttttaaaagaaattttgtcaaGCAAAAGGAAATTGGAAGAAGTTTCTGTG TTTGCAGATCAATGTACTAAGAAACCAAAGGAAATAATTGAAAATGTGCTTGTAAGAGTAGATAAGTTTGTGTTCCCTGTAGATTTTATAGTGCTTGAAATGAAAGAGTGTCCCGATGAACCAATAATTTTGGGTAGACCATTTCTTGCTACAGGAAGAGCAATCATAGATGTTCATCAAGGACAACTAATTTTGAGGGTTGATGAAGAAAGAGTCATTTTTGATATGCAAAAGATACTAAGATTTTTAGGAGATGAGGCATCATCTTCATACTTTTCTATTGACATGATTAGTGATCTTGCAGATGAATTTAAAGATGATCAATTAATTTCTGACTCTATGGAAAGATGTTTGACCAAATCAG AACAAGAAGAAAGACTAATTCAAGTCTTAAAAGCACATAAAGGAGCTTTAGGTTGGACTATAGAGGATATCAAAGGAATTAGTCCAGCAATTTTTACGCATAGAATCCTCATGGAGGATATCTACAAGCCAATAATCCAACCCCAAAAGAGATTGAATCCTGCAATGCAGGAAGTGGTGAAAAAAGAGATTGTCAAGCTTTTAGCAGCATGCATTATTTACCCAATTTAA